One Coriobacteriia bacterium genomic window carries:
- a CDS encoding homoserine O-acetyltransferase, with protein MAAGTTGPWDVVGNAGVVSARSITLTDVALASGVTLPEVNIAYETIGELSPGRDNAILLCHALSGDAHVAGWREADARAAGWRSEDGPEWAPPDSATGDPDAASEGSVRPGWWDPMVGPGKAFDTDRYFIVCANVLGGCSGTTGPGSTNPATGEPHGLDFPVVTIEDMVDVQTRLLDELGIERLLAVAGGSMGGMQALAWAKRYPARVGACVAIATTWRLGAQAIAFNEVGRAAILGDPAFAAGRYYATGTVPRHGLAVARMIGHITYLSDESMHEKFGRRLRGRDGFAFEFVTEFEVESYLAYQGKRFTERFDANTYLFMTKAMDYFDLCEGASSLGEALAASPVRFLVLSFSSDWLFPTYQAREVVDALSAAGAEVSFAEIGSPYGHDAFLLEPQAQHAFVEPFLEQALALERARGTAPSGGESA; from the coding sequence GTGGCCGCTGGCACAACGGGCCCGTGGGATGTCGTCGGCAACGCCGGCGTCGTCTCGGCGCGGTCGATCACCCTCACCGACGTGGCGCTGGCCTCCGGCGTGACGCTGCCGGAGGTCAACATCGCGTACGAGACGATCGGCGAGCTGTCGCCGGGTCGCGATAACGCGATCCTGCTGTGCCACGCGCTGTCCGGCGACGCCCATGTCGCCGGCTGGCGCGAAGCCGATGCCCGTGCGGCGGGATGGCGCAGCGAGGACGGCCCCGAATGGGCGCCGCCTGACTCCGCCACCGGTGACCCCGATGCCGCTTCAGAGGGATCGGTCAGACCCGGCTGGTGGGACCCGATGGTCGGCCCGGGCAAGGCGTTCGACACGGATCGGTACTTCATCGTGTGCGCCAACGTCCTGGGTGGCTGCTCGGGCACGACCGGGCCCGGCAGCACGAACCCCGCGACCGGCGAACCGCATGGCCTCGACTTCCCGGTGGTCACCATCGAGGACATGGTCGACGTGCAGACGCGGCTTCTTGATGAGCTCGGCATCGAGCGACTGCTGGCTGTCGCAGGTGGGTCTATGGGCGGCATGCAGGCGCTCGCTTGGGCGAAGCGCTACCCCGCGCGCGTGGGCGCGTGCGTCGCGATCGCGACTACGTGGCGCCTGGGTGCTCAGGCGATCGCTTTCAACGAAGTGGGCCGTGCGGCCATTCTGGGCGATCCGGCGTTTGCGGCTGGTCGCTACTACGCTACGGGCACGGTGCCGCGCCACGGGCTGGCCGTCGCTCGCATGATCGGGCACATCACCTATCTGTCGGACGAGTCCATGCACGAGAAGTTCGGCCGCCGCCTGCGCGGGCGTGACGGCTTCGCCTTCGAGTTCGTGACCGAGTTCGAGGTGGAGAGCTACCTCGCCTACCAGGGCAAGCGTTTCACCGAGCGCTTCGACGCGAACACCTATCTCTTCATGACCAAGGCCATGGACTACTTCGACTTGTGCGAGGGCGCCTCGTCGCTCGGCGAGGCGCTGGCAGCCAGTCCGGTTCGCTTCCTCGTCCTGTCCTTCTCCAGTGACTGGCTCTTCCCGACGTACCAGGCTCGCGAGGTCGTCGATGCGCTGTCGGCCGCAGGCGCCGAGGTCAGTTTCGCCGAGATCGGCTCACCCTACGGCCACGACGCGTTCCTGCTGGAACCGCAGGCGCAACACGCGTTCGTGGAGCCGTTCCTCGAGCAAGCGCTGGCGCTTGAGCGTGCTCGAGGCACCGCGCCGAGCGGGGGTGAGTCGGCGTGA
- the metW gene encoding methionine biosynthesis protein MetW has translation MSAAAYLRADLRLVAEVVPEGSRVLDLGCGDGSLIAHLRDVRGCAVRGIELDHTDIAAALAQGLSVVEADLDDGLFAYPDASFDVVILSQTLQVVRRPAFVLREMLRVGRRGVVSFPNFGHWRVRGYLALKGRMPVSSSIPYTWYDTPNIHHTTIHDFRDFVASNGGQIEREIALLTEGWRRAEVRTVSVWPNLLADTAVAVVRPASPHATPRA, from the coding sequence GTGAGCGCGGCTGCATATCTGCGCGCCGACCTGCGCCTCGTGGCCGAGGTAGTGCCCGAGGGCAGTCGCGTGCTGGATCTGGGATGCGGGGACGGCTCCCTGATCGCGCACCTTCGCGACGTGCGCGGGTGCGCGGTGCGCGGTATCGAGCTCGATCACACCGACATCGCCGCGGCATTGGCGCAGGGGTTGTCGGTGGTGGAGGCCGATCTCGATGATGGGCTGTTCGCCTATCCCGATGCGAGCTTCGACGTCGTCATCCTTTCGCAGACCCTGCAGGTTGTTCGCCGCCCCGCGTTCGTCTTGCGCGAGATGCTGCGTGTGGGGCGACGAGGCGTGGTGTCTTTCCCGAACTTCGGCCACTGGAGGGTCCGTGGGTACCTCGCTCTGAAGGGCCGGATGCCGGTCTCCAGTTCGATTCCCTACACCTGGTACGACACGCCGAACATCCACCACACGACTATCCACGACTTCCGCGACTTCGTGGCATCCAATGGTGGCCAGATCGAGCGCGAGATCGCGCTCCTCACCGAGGGGTGGCGCCGTGCGGAGGTGCGCACCGTGAGCGTGTGGCCGAACCTGCTCGCAGACACGGCGGTCGCGGTGGTCCGGCCAGCCTCGCCGCACGCGACCCCGCGCGCTTGA
- the rsgA gene encoding ribosome small subunit-dependent GTPase A, translating to MSDDYALPTDLVGLGYTDRERALFAPLIEQGLFAARVARVDRGLPLVASERGLERAEPAMHLLKSADDAFSRVVVGDWVALARPDTHDMPIIEAILPRHGAFTRKDPGEQTGEQVIIANVDLVFVVQSLSGSGINISRLERELVLVWESGARPVVVLTKSDLTDIADEQRTIAEEVAFGVDVVVESVVTGEGIENVRAHVPLGVTAAILGSSGVGKSTLLNRLIGEDVLATAEVRVGDDKGRHTTVARELVALPGGGVVIDTPGMRAIGLWEATDGLAAAFPDIEALAERCRFRDCAHEAEPGCAVIAAAESGDLAQRRLDSYRRLTSELEAVARKQDEKAWREKEQAAKVISKAAKRFNTTEPKRRGR from the coding sequence ATGAGCGACGACTACGCACTTCCCACGGACTTGGTGGGACTCGGATACACGGATCGTGAGCGCGCTCTCTTCGCGCCGCTCATCGAGCAGGGGCTCTTTGCCGCCCGGGTGGCGCGCGTCGACCGCGGGCTGCCGCTCGTCGCCAGTGAGCGCGGGCTCGAGCGCGCTGAGCCGGCGATGCATCTGCTCAAGTCAGCCGATGATGCGTTCAGCAGGGTCGTCGTGGGCGACTGGGTGGCGCTTGCCCGGCCGGATACCCACGACATGCCGATCATCGAGGCGATTCTGCCCCGCCATGGGGCCTTCACGCGCAAAGATCCCGGCGAGCAGACGGGCGAGCAGGTGATCATCGCCAACGTCGACCTCGTCTTCGTCGTGCAGTCACTCTCCGGCAGCGGCATCAACATCTCGCGCCTGGAGCGCGAACTCGTGCTGGTGTGGGAGTCGGGCGCGCGCCCCGTGGTGGTGCTCACGAAATCCGACCTGACGGACATCGCCGATGAGCAGCGGACGATCGCCGAAGAGGTCGCATTCGGGGTCGACGTGGTCGTGGAGAGCGTCGTGACGGGCGAGGGGATCGAGAATGTTCGCGCTCATGTGCCGCTGGGTGTGACTGCGGCGATCCTGGGAAGCTCGGGAGTAGGCAAGTCCACGCTGCTCAACCGGCTGATCGGCGAGGATGTCCTGGCGACGGCCGAGGTTCGCGTGGGCGACGACAAGGGTCGGCACACCACGGTCGCCCGCGAGCTCGTGGCGCTGCCGGGCGGCGGAGTCGTCATTGACACCCCGGGCATGCGGGCGATCGGTCTGTGGGAGGCCACCGACGGCCTTGCTGCGGCGTTCCCTGACATCGAGGCGCTCGCCGAGCGATGCCGCTTTCGCGACTGCGCTCACGAGGCGGAGCCGGGCTGTGCGGTCATCGCGGCCGCGGAGAGCGGCGATCTCGCGCAACGGCGGCTCGACAGCTACCGGCGGCTCACGTCCGAGCTTGAAGCGGTTGCTCGCAAGCAAGACGAGAAGGCGTGGCGCGAAAAAGAGCAGGCCGCCAAGGTGATCAGCAAGGCCGCGAAGCGCTTCAACACCACCGAGCCGAAGAGGCGCGGCAGGTAG
- a CDS encoding YCF48-related protein, translating into MRTEDVTPAGVFTTRTIDALVVAVAVATIALFAIPASAGAAGTWTNLGAFSGSVSSVQALDYNTVIVGGSYTPANPSSTNFPSGRVYRSTNGGTSFSSAALTTCFSVSNIAFVDATHGWATGIGFDAESYSTVDGGVTWRSMGAFARRATKKAIAFADASNGWAVGQQGVTERTRDGGRTWEMQVEPVAGPELMAVDAVDATHVWAVGGIPMSGAGFIRHSSNGGATWVVQKSGLPSALTGVAFADRTHGVAVGQNGTLLVTKNGGATWTQASLPRASALGRAFAGHINGVAWANGTRVFAAGYGGALFASPDRGVTWTDESDPAITADFTSIGAAGGSRVWVTAGTRLYRFTYTPPPTKWTKRVSGTTAGLFDVDFVDATHGWAVGGGGLVLKTTDGAKTWKRVGAGATSATLTGVDFVDRSTGWAVGRFPVATPLAPTVILRTDDGGATWKPQAHPNDGTFIRRVRMTSKTDGWILGEHWRVGQAVPPKPYFSILRTTDGGSTWTAHRDSPPDLLSDAVFPTPSIGFIAGYRGSNFKTVDGGATWTRLSGVTGVGRGLGVAFTSPTNGIIAGDRVVDTTSPGMIAHTADGGATWSGAVLPTTAQLRSATSFKGSIWVVGEKGTILRSGDGGSSWGVQSSGTTMTLHGVKALSNDFIVAVGSGGTILTGARTGATLSKPKLGFPAKRNAFLQITGTVTPAVADSNTKVVVYRKVGRAWKVHKTVTAKNFVNAPRSGPRRSVYYANTKAGPAGTYSAVATFTHPDYKTSSSTRFTFIVK; encoded by the coding sequence ATGCGGACCGAAGACGTGACGCCGGCTGGTGTCTTCACGACGCGGACGATCGACGCTCTCGTCGTAGCGGTTGCGGTGGCGACGATCGCCTTGTTCGCCATTCCCGCGTCGGCGGGGGCTGCGGGGACGTGGACCAACCTGGGGGCGTTCTCGGGCTCGGTGAGCTCGGTACAGGCACTCGATTACAACACAGTCATCGTCGGCGGCTCGTATACGCCGGCGAATCCCAGCTCCACCAACTTCCCTTCGGGGCGCGTGTACCGCTCGACCAACGGCGGCACATCCTTCTCGTCAGCAGCGCTTACGACGTGCTTCTCCGTGAGCAACATCGCGTTTGTCGACGCGACACATGGCTGGGCCACGGGCATCGGCTTTGACGCCGAGTCGTACTCCACGGTCGATGGGGGCGTGACGTGGAGATCGATGGGGGCGTTCGCGCGTAGGGCCACCAAGAAGGCGATCGCTTTCGCCGACGCCTCGAACGGTTGGGCCGTCGGCCAGCAGGGCGTGACCGAGCGCACGCGCGACGGAGGCAGGACGTGGGAGATGCAGGTGGAGCCCGTCGCCGGCCCGGAACTAATGGCCGTGGACGCCGTCGACGCGACGCACGTCTGGGCGGTCGGCGGGATTCCCATGAGCGGTGCCGGGTTCATCAGGCACAGCTCGAATGGCGGAGCGACCTGGGTGGTGCAGAAGTCAGGTCTTCCGAGCGCCCTCACGGGGGTCGCGTTTGCCGATCGGACCCACGGAGTGGCCGTGGGCCAGAACGGGACACTGCTTGTGACGAAGAACGGGGGCGCTACGTGGACGCAGGCGTCGCTGCCGCGTGCGAGCGCCCTCGGGAGAGCCTTCGCCGGCCACATCAACGGCGTGGCATGGGCCAACGGCACTCGGGTGTTCGCTGCCGGATACGGGGGCGCACTGTTCGCGAGCCCTGACCGAGGCGTGACGTGGACCGACGAGTCCGACCCCGCCATCACGGCCGACTTCACCTCCATCGGTGCGGCGGGCGGTTCGCGGGTCTGGGTGACCGCTGGCACCCGCCTGTATCGCTTCACCTACACGCCTCCCCCCACGAAGTGGACGAAGCGCGTTTCGGGCACGACGGCCGGCCTGTTCGACGTGGATTTCGTCGATGCGACCCACGGTTGGGCGGTGGGCGGAGGCGGCCTCGTACTCAAGACCACGGATGGCGCGAAGACGTGGAAGCGCGTCGGCGCGGGCGCGACGTCGGCGACTCTGACCGGTGTCGACTTCGTCGACCGCTCCACCGGCTGGGCCGTTGGACGCTTCCCGGTCGCAACACCCCTAGCGCCCACCGTCATCCTGCGCACCGACGACGGGGGTGCCACGTGGAAGCCCCAGGCGCACCCGAACGACGGGACGTTCATACGGCGCGTGCGCATGACTTCGAAGACCGACGGGTGGATCCTGGGTGAGCACTGGCGCGTCGGACAGGCGGTGCCGCCGAAGCCGTACTTCAGCATCCTTCGCACGACGGATGGCGGCTCGACTTGGACCGCGCACAGGGACTCGCCGCCCGACCTGTTGTCCGACGCAGTGTTCCCAACGCCGTCGATCGGGTTCATCGCCGGGTACCGCGGTAGTAACTTCAAGACGGTCGACGGTGGGGCGACCTGGACGCGCCTGTCGGGGGTGACCGGGGTCGGGCGTGGTTTGGGGGTGGCGTTCACGAGCCCGACGAACGGCATCATCGCCGGCGACCGTGTCGTGGACACGACATCGCCGGGTATGATCGCGCACACGGCCGACGGCGGCGCCACGTGGAGTGGCGCGGTGCTGCCAACGACCGCCCAGCTGCGTTCCGCCACGTCGTTCAAGGGCAGCATCTGGGTCGTCGGCGAGAAGGGGACGATCCTGCGCTCGGGCGATGGGGGCTCGTCGTGGGGCGTGCAGTCGTCGGGCACCACGATGACGCTTCACGGGGTCAAGGCGCTCAGCAACGACTTCATCGTGGCGGTAGGCTCGGGCGGCACGATCCTCACCGGCGCGCGCACCGGCGCGACTCTCTCCAAGCCGAAGCTGGGGTTCCCCGCGAAGCGCAACGCCTTCCTGCAGATCACCGGAACCGTCACGCCAGCGGTCGCGGACTCGAACACGAAGGTCGTGGTCTATCGCAAGGTCGGGAGGGCATGGAAGGTCCACAAGACCGTGACGGCCAAGAACTTCGTGAACGCTCCGCGCAGCGGCCCGCGCCGCTCGGTGTACTACGCCAATACGAAGGCGGGTCCGGCCGGCACGTACTCCGCGGTAGCGACGTTCACTCATCCCGACTACAAGACTTCGAGCAGCACGCGGTTCACATTCATCGTGAAGTGA
- a CDS encoding metalloregulator ArsR/SmtB family transcription factor translates to MDQSFFCMHTELCKTLANEKRQMILAALRDSEMTVGELVEMTGIPQATLSQHLSKMRAHDVVRVRRSGAYAYYSLANPKLIQAFDLITEVMQESALSRASASETESEEDAR, encoded by the coding sequence GTGGACCAGAGTTTCTTCTGCATGCACACCGAGCTGTGCAAGACACTCGCCAACGAGAAGCGCCAGATGATCCTGGCCGCCCTTCGCGACTCTGAGATGACCGTCGGTGAGCTCGTCGAGATGACGGGCATCCCCCAGGCGACTCTCTCGCAGCACCTGTCCAAGATGCGCGCCCACGATGTCGTTCGGGTTCGCCGGTCGGGGGCCTACGCCTACTATTCGCTGGCCAATCCCAAGCTGATTCAAGCGTTCGACCTCATCACTGAGGTCATGCAGGAGTCTGCGTTGTCCCGGGCGAGCGCGTCCGAGACTGAGTCCGAGGAGGATGCACGATGA
- a CDS encoding DsrE/DsrF/DrsH-like family protein, with the protein MTDVAAQMSQVAAVAEAEPGPKKMTLVVMSGDMDRLFGAFIIATGAAAMGFDVVMFFTFWGLKALKRADAKHGKSFFGKMLGMGAFEGGGIDKANPSKYSFGGMGRWMFGKMMGAHNVSTLPELRDLAVMLGVRMYGCQMSMDVMEIPQDTFVEGVQEPVGVGFMLAEAETSKIQFFI; encoded by the coding sequence ATGACAGACGTCGCCGCCCAGATGAGTCAGGTCGCTGCGGTCGCTGAGGCAGAGCCTGGGCCCAAGAAGATGACGCTTGTGGTGATGAGCGGGGACATGGACAGGCTCTTCGGAGCCTTCATCATCGCAACCGGGGCCGCCGCCATGGGCTTCGACGTGGTCATGTTCTTCACGTTCTGGGGGCTGAAGGCCCTGAAGCGAGCGGATGCCAAGCATGGGAAGTCGTTCTTCGGAAAGATGCTCGGCATGGGCGCGTTCGAGGGCGGCGGTATCGACAAGGCGAACCCGAGCAAGTACAGCTTCGGCGGAATGGGCAGATGGATGTTTGGCAAGATGATGGGCGCTCACAACGTCTCGACCCTGCCGGAGCTGCGCGATCTGGCCGTGATGCTGGGCGTGCGCATGTACGGCTGCCAGATGTCGATGGACGTCATGGAGATTCCGCAGGACACCTTCGTGGAAGGTGTGCAGGAGCCGGTCGGTGTGGGATTCATGCTCGCCGAGGCCGAGACCTCGAAGATTCAGTTCTTCATCTAG
- a CDS encoding sulfurtransferase TusA family protein: MSDITPDLELDLRGLLCPMPMVKVSQNISKVEVGGVIRAVATDAGAMADIPAWAKSTGNEVLQAEKVDSEFVFLVKRVK; encoded by the coding sequence ATGAGCGACATCACCCCCGACCTTGAGCTCGACCTGCGCGGGCTGCTGTGCCCGATGCCGATGGTGAAGGTCTCCCAGAACATCAGCAAAGTCGAAGTCGGCGGAGTCATCCGCGCCGTGGCGACTGACGCCGGAGCGATGGCTGACATCCCGGCGTGGGCCAAGTCCACGGGCAACGAGGTGCTTCAGGCCGAGAAGGTCGACAGCGAGTTCGTCTTCCTGGTCAAGCGGGTGAAATAG